From Domibacillus sp. DTU_2020_1001157_1_SI_ALB_TIR_016, a single genomic window includes:
- the galU gene encoding UTP--glucose-1-phosphate uridylyltransferase GalU, whose translation MTIKKAVIPAAGLGTRFLPATKAQPKEMLPVVDKPAIQYIVEEAVASGIESIIIVTGRNKRSIEDHFDRSIELEQTLEEKGKNEILAELQGISNLASIHYIRQREPLGLGHAVLSARQFIGDEPFAVLLGDDLMMSEKPALRQLMDVHEQVGTDVVGVQHVAPEDVAKYGIIAPRACTGSVYELADLVEKPSVDEAPSMIAVMGRYVLNSSIFPVLESLERGTGGEIQLTDALRKQCAASPIHAVLLEGQRYDIGDKFGYLRAGIEMALSRPEMRGPVLAYLDGLRGRMAVQ comes from the coding sequence ATGACCATTAAAAAAGCCGTCATTCCAGCAGCAGGACTTGGAACAAGATTTTTGCCTGCTACGAAAGCACAGCCAAAAGAAATGCTGCCGGTTGTTGATAAGCCGGCCATTCAATATATTGTGGAAGAAGCAGTTGCCTCGGGCATCGAAAGCATTATTATTGTCACAGGGCGCAACAAAAGATCGATTGAGGATCATTTTGACCGCTCGATTGAATTGGAACAAACATTAGAGGAAAAAGGGAAGAATGAGATACTGGCAGAACTGCAGGGAATTTCGAATCTAGCTTCTATTCATTATATCCGGCAAAGAGAGCCTCTGGGCCTGGGACACGCTGTTCTTTCCGCCCGTCAATTTATCGGCGATGAACCGTTTGCAGTACTTTTAGGAGATGACTTAATGATGTCTGAAAAGCCGGCGCTTCGCCAACTGATGGATGTGCACGAACAGGTGGGGACCGATGTTGTCGGCGTACAGCATGTTGCGCCGGAGGATGTAGCAAAATACGGTATTATCGCCCCTCGTGCCTGCACAGGTTCTGTGTACGAACTCGCTGATCTGGTGGAAAAACCATCTGTTGACGAAGCGCCGTCGATGATTGCGGTTATGGGCCGTTATGTGCTCAATTCATCTATTTTTCCTGTTTTAGAATCTTTAGAGCGTGGCACAGGAGGAGAGATCCAGCTGACAGATGCACTTCGGAAACAGTGTGCTGCTTCCCCGATTCATGCAGTTTTACTTGAGGGGCAGCGTTATGATATCGGCGACAAGTTCGGTTATCTGCGTGCCGGCATTGAAATGGCGCTCAGCCGGCCGGAAATGCGCGGACCAGTGCTTGCTTATTTGGACGGGCTTCGCGGAAGAATGGCGGTTCAGTAA
- a CDS encoding glycosyltransferase family 2 protein produces MKYSIIIPVYNEELVIRETYSRLKTVMDQADGSYELLFVNDGSQDATIDILKEIAVQDRHVKYLDFSRNFGHQIAITAGMDHAAGSAIVVIDADLQDPPELILDMIEKWKEGYDVVYAKRTKRKGETFFKKQTAKMFYRLLRASTDIDIPLDTGDFRLLDRKVCDQLKGMKEQSRFVRGLVSWVGFKQTAIEYERDERLAGETKYPLKKMLKFSIDGITSFSYKPLKLASLLGVMLSAASSLAILIVLYQRLFTDTTTPGWSSLLLTMLFFNGVILIMLGVIGEYIGRIYDEAKNRPLYILRDSRQSEHESDVVTRYAKFK; encoded by the coding sequence ATGAAATACTCCATTATTATCCCAGTGTACAATGAAGAATTAGTGATCCGTGAAACATACAGTCGCCTTAAAACAGTAATGGATCAGGCAGACGGTTCGTATGAGCTGCTGTTTGTGAACGACGGCAGCCAGGATGCGACCATTGATATTTTAAAAGAGATTGCGGTGCAGGACCGCCACGTGAAATATCTTGATTTCTCTCGTAATTTCGGACACCAGATTGCGATTACAGCCGGCATGGATCATGCTGCCGGCTCCGCGATCGTGGTGATTGATGCTGATTTACAGGATCCGCCGGAGCTTATTCTAGACATGATTGAGAAATGGAAAGAAGGCTATGATGTTGTGTACGCCAAGCGGACAAAGCGCAAAGGAGAGACCTTTTTCAAAAAACAAACCGCGAAAATGTTTTATCGGCTGCTGCGGGCGTCTACCGATATCGATATTCCGCTCGATACCGGTGATTTCCGCCTGCTCGACCGGAAAGTATGCGATCAGCTGAAGGGCATGAAAGAACAAAGCCGCTTTGTCCGAGGTCTTGTCAGCTGGGTTGGCTTTAAACAAACCGCGATTGAATATGAACGAGACGAACGGCTGGCTGGCGAAACAAAATACCCGCTCAAAAAAATGCTGAAGTTTTCAATAGACGGCATCACCTCTTTTTCTTATAAACCGCTGAAGCTGGCAAGCCTGCTTGGCGTCATGCTGTCAGCAGCAAGCTCACTGGCTATTTTGATCGTCTTGTATCAGCGCTTGTTTACAGACACAACGACTCCGGGGTGGTCATCCTTACTGCTGACAATGCTGTTTTTCAACGGTGTCATCCTGATTATGCTGGGCGTCATTGGAGAATATATCGGCCGCATTTACGACGAAGCAAAAAACCGGCCGCTGTATATTTTGCGTGACAGCCGCCAATCCGAACATGAAAGCGACGTTGTGACCCGCTATGCGAAATTTAAATAA
- a CDS encoding GtrA family protein has product MRNLNKIMKFGIVGVLNTAIDMLLFFTLWSVGMPYLLAQVLSYSAGTLNSFVWNRSWTFKASGQTNMEEITKFILLNTIALCMSTFLLSLLSGQPLFVSKTIATLSGLSVTFFGSRFWVFRQQRRKSI; this is encoded by the coding sequence ATGCGAAATTTAAATAAAATAATGAAATTTGGGATTGTAGGCGTATTAAATACAGCGATCGATATGCTTCTTTTTTTCACGCTTTGGTCGGTTGGTATGCCGTACTTGTTAGCACAAGTACTATCCTACAGTGCAGGCACACTCAACAGTTTCGTCTGGAACCGGTCATGGACGTTTAAAGCAAGCGGGCAAACAAATATGGAGGAGATAACAAAGTTTATTCTTCTGAATACAATTGCTCTTTGTATGTCGACGTTTCTGCTATCCCTTTTAAGCGGGCAGCCGCTTTTTGTTAGTAAAACCATCGCCACACTCAGCGGCCTGTCCGTCACGTTTTTCGGCAGCCGTTTCTGGGTGTTCAGGCAGCAAAGGAGAAAATCAATATGA
- a CDS encoding glycosyltransferase family 39 protein, translated as MKKRFDPWLASILALSAILNFYNIGSSGSNSYYTAAVKSMTTNWKSFFYASLDSGNFITVDKPPVALWVQAISAKIFGVSDWSVLLPEAIAGVLSVFVLYTIVKPVFGVKTARWAGLVLAVTPIFVAVTRTNNTDAMLILTLLFAVWALMKSVQQKKFSWLLLSMVLIGIGFNIKMLQAYMVVPAFYLFYLIAAQHNWKKRIVHLIIATVVLLGVSVSYATAVQLTPEENRPYIGGSQTNSVLELAFGYNGIQRLTGDQSKSGGTDDKSGSLLNNNSSQGAGGEDIGEAGVLRLFSDSMSGQSSWLLPFVLFGLIGMAVSIKRQRALTMQHKFAIFWLAWLLPMMGFFSIASFYHRYYLSMMGPAVAALTAIGGAVLWGLYKEKKNWSRLLFPIALLATFAFEAYVLYQNIDSIQPWLIGGVLALGLIVCILLILTTKYAHHVRTAAMLGLLLMPAYWAVIPVMAGTTNSIMPTAGPATAGGPGGGVFADRGMAMAADGERPEMPEGMEMPQDGEMPDGMEPPDGTDENSSDGRGGSMGREMSEELISYLEENNTGETYLVAVQNANSAASIILDTDHTALAMGGFGGSDPAMTVEKLEEMTASGEVKFFMTSGGGPGGGQNSEVTEWIQEHCKEVTSDDWSGLYVYEGA; from the coding sequence ATGAAGAAACGGTTTGATCCATGGCTGGCGTCGATTTTAGCGCTGTCAGCGATATTGAATTTTTATAACATAGGGTCATCAGGGTCCAATTCGTATTATACGGCGGCTGTAAAAAGCATGACGACCAATTGGAAGTCGTTTTTCTACGCGTCATTGGACTCAGGCAATTTTATTACGGTGGATAAGCCGCCGGTCGCCCTTTGGGTTCAAGCGATCAGCGCGAAAATTTTTGGCGTGAGTGACTGGAGCGTGCTGCTTCCGGAAGCGATCGCCGGTGTATTATCCGTTTTTGTTTTATATACGATTGTCAAACCCGTATTTGGTGTGAAAACCGCACGCTGGGCCGGGCTTGTGCTGGCGGTAACGCCAATCTTCGTTGCGGTAACACGGACGAACAATACAGATGCGATGCTGATTTTAACACTGCTTTTTGCTGTATGGGCGCTCATGAAGTCGGTTCAGCAAAAAAAATTCAGCTGGCTGCTCCTTTCCATGGTGTTGATCGGGATCGGCTTTAACATTAAAATGCTGCAGGCGTACATGGTGGTACCGGCTTTTTATCTTTTTTATTTAATCGCTGCGCAGCACAACTGGAAAAAACGAATCGTTCACTTGATTATAGCAACAGTCGTTTTATTGGGTGTTTCTGTTTCCTATGCGACAGCGGTGCAGCTGACGCCGGAAGAGAACCGTCCCTATATCGGCGGAAGCCAGACAAACTCAGTGCTGGAGCTGGCATTTGGCTATAACGGGATTCAGCGGTTGACCGGGGACCAATCAAAAAGCGGTGGTACCGATGATAAATCCGGCAGCTTACTGAATAACAACTCTTCCCAGGGAGCCGGCGGGGAAGATATTGGCGAAGCAGGTGTTCTGCGTTTGTTCTCAGATTCAATGTCTGGACAGTCGAGCTGGCTGCTTCCATTTGTTCTGTTCGGTTTAATCGGAATGGCGGTATCGATCAAGCGTCAAAGAGCACTTACGATGCAGCATAAATTCGCTATTTTCTGGCTGGCATGGCTGCTTCCGATGATGGGCTTTTTTAGCATCGCAAGCTTTTACCATCGCTACTATTTAAGCATGATGGGACCGGCTGTTGCGGCTTTAACAGCCATTGGCGGCGCGGTGCTGTGGGGACTGTACAAAGAGAAAAAGAACTGGAGCCGCCTGCTGTTTCCAATAGCGCTGCTGGCCACATTCGCTTTTGAAGCATACGTACTTTATCAAAATATTGACTCGATTCAGCCGTGGCTGATCGGCGGAGTGCTGGCTCTCGGATTGATTGTCTGCATCCTGCTGATTCTTACAACAAAATATGCCCATCATGTCCGGACAGCAGCGATGCTGGGGCTGCTTTTAATGCCAGCTTACTGGGCGGTCATACCCGTTATGGCGGGTACGACAAACAGCATCATGCCAACCGCCGGACCTGCTACAGCAGGCGGACCGGGCGGCGGCGTATTCGCTGACCGAGGTATGGCGATGGCAGCAGACGGTGAACGTCCGGAGATGCCGGAAGGAATGGAAATGCCTCAAGATGGTGAAATGCCAGATGGAATGGAGCCTCCTGACGGGACAGATGAAAACAGTTCAGACGGCCGCGGCGGCAGTATGGGCAGAGAGATGAGCGAAGAGCTGATCAGCTACTTGGAAGAAAACAATACAGGCGAAACCTACTTAGTTGCAGTGCAAAATGCGAATTCTGCTGCCAGCATTATTTTGGATACGGATCACACAGCCTTGGCTATGGGAGGATTTGGCGGCTCCGATCCAGCTATGACGGTTGAAAAACTGGAAGAAATGACAGCCAGCGGAGAAGTGAAATTTTTCATGACATCAGGCGGCGGACCGGGCGGCGGCCAAAATAGTGAAGTAACCGAATGGATTCAAGAGCATTGCAAGGAAGTCACATCTGATGACTGGAGCGGTTTATATGTTTATGAAGGAGCGTGA